From a single Aestuariibius sp. HNIBRBA575 genomic region:
- a CDS encoding alanine--glyoxylate aminotransferase family protein — protein sequence MSLHQGRPYLAIPGPSVVPDRVLAAMHRPSPNIYTGPLIDMTRTLFPDLKALVGTQHEMAIYITNGHGTWEASLSNVVSPGDTVLVLGTGAFCLGWGGMARDLGLKTQILDFGNQSDIDLTQVEAALRADTDHQIKAVLAVHVDTSTSVKNDVAGLRKTLDLVGHPALMMIDCIASLGCDEYRMDDWGADVTIAACQKGLMTPAGVGFVFFNDRAAAARENCQPSQYWDWKPRANADEYWQHFDGTAPTHHLYGLREALNMIKEEGLEALWARHAALAGAIWAAVDVWGQTGEMTLNIATPEKRSNAVTSIAMTAPNADRLRAYTETVAGVTLGIGLGRDPASGYFRIGHMGHVSAHMIMGMLGAIDMGLKALNIPHGAGALDAASQHLCDAAAQSVRP from the coding sequence ATGTCCCTGCACCAAGGTCGCCCATATTTGGCCATTCCCGGCCCGTCTGTTGTTCCGGATCGCGTTTTGGCGGCGATGCATCGGCCATCGCCCAATATCTATACCGGACCTTTGATTGATATGACGCGGACCCTGTTTCCGGACCTAAAGGCATTGGTCGGCACCCAACATGAGATGGCGATTTATATCACCAACGGACACGGCACATGGGAGGCATCGCTAAGCAACGTTGTATCCCCCGGGGACACGGTTTTGGTATTGGGCACTGGGGCGTTTTGTCTGGGCTGGGGCGGAATGGCGCGGGATCTGGGGCTCAAAACTCAGATTCTGGATTTTGGCAATCAGAGCGACATTGACCTGACCCAAGTCGAAGCTGCATTGCGCGCAGATACTGATCACCAGATCAAAGCGGTTCTGGCGGTGCATGTGGACACATCCACAAGCGTGAAAAACGATGTGGCTGGGTTGCGCAAAACTTTGGATTTGGTGGGGCATCCGGCGCTGATGATGATTGATTGCATCGCGTCATTGGGATGCGATGAATACCGGATGGATGATTGGGGGGCGGATGTTACCATCGCGGCCTGCCAAAAGGGATTGATGACCCCGGCGGGCGTCGGGTTCGTGTTTTTCAATGATCGCGCGGCCGCTGCACGGGAAAATTGCCAGCCCTCACAATATTGGGATTGGAAACCGCGTGCCAATGCGGATGAATATTGGCAGCATTTTGATGGGACCGCGCCGACGCATCATCTTTATGGTCTGCGCGAGGCCCTGAACATGATCAAAGAAGAGGGGCTGGAGGCGTTATGGGCGCGGCATGCTGCCTTGGCTGGGGCGATTTGGGCCGCGGTGGATGTCTGGGGGCAAACAGGGGAAATGACCCTTAATATTGCCACCCCAGAAAAACGGTCAAACGCGGTCACATCTATCGCCATGACCGCGCCCAATGCCGACCGCCTGAGGGCCTATACCGAAACGGTTGCCGGGGTCACATTAGGGATCGGATTGGGGCGTGATCCGGCATCTGGATATTTTAGGATCGGCCATATGGGACATGTCAGCGCCCATATGATTATGGGAATGCTGGGTGCGATTGATATGGGGCTAAAGGCGTTGAATATCCCGCATGGCGCAGGGGCATTAGACGCGGCCAGCCAGCATTTATGTGACGCGGCCGCGCAAAGTGTTCGCCCTTAG
- a CDS encoding valine--tRNA ligase: MTMEKTFNAADAESRLYAAWEQAGCFKAGANAKPEASPYCIMIPPPNVTGVLHMGHAFNNTLQDILIRWKRMQGYDTLWQAGTDHAGIATQMVVERTLAETQQPGRVELGREKFLEKVWDWKEKSGGTIVEQLKRLGATCDWDRTAFTMSGAQGDTRVGHENSANFHDAVLKVFVEMYNKGLIYRGKRLVNWDPHFETAISDLEVENIETAGHMWHFKYPLAGGATYTYIEKDEDGNVTLSEERDYISIATTRPETMLGDGAVAVHPSDERYAPIVGKLCEIPVGPKEHRRLIPIITDEYPDKDFGSGAVKITGAHDFNDYQVAKRGGIPMYNLMDTKANMRADGKPYAEEAAAAQAIANGEAEFTEASIAAMNLVPEQYRGMDRFTARKAVIADITAEGLAVMQSITKTDPETGEDVTVLEPFVENKPIMQPFGDRSKVVIEPMLTDQWFVDAAKIVGPALDAVRNGDVKIMPESGEKTYYHWLENIEPWCISRQLWWGHQIPVWFDQDGNQFCATTKDEAILQAKDYHSIRNPELSIEVAEANAGQMRLKPDSAGRQDEAITNTQSGWVNGGDDVLFIELRRDPDVLDTWFSSGLWPIGTLGWPEDTDALNKYFPTSTLITGSDILFFWVARMMMMQLAVVDQIPFDTVYLHGLVRDAKGKKMSKSTGNVVDPLEIIDEYGADALRFTNASMASLGGVLKLDMQRIAGYRNFGTKLWNAASYGDVMMDAYGLDRGAEPPAVTLTLNKWIIGETAKVLEDVNAALDAFRFNDAANALYAFVWGKFCDWYLEFTKPIMHGDDEAAKLETRRTYAWGMDQCLLMLHPIMPFITEEIWDVTPDRGQKTGDAAKMLIHADWPTYTAADLVDPAAEAEMSWAISMIEGIRSARAQMNVPAGLKVPVIQLAADDAARKAWANNEVMIKRLARIDSMTEATEAPKGSLSIATQGASFALPLADIIDVDAEKDRLNKALGKLQKELGGLRGRLKNPKFAASAPPEVVAETKENLALREEEEAQLNAAMARLNEID; the protein is encoded by the coding sequence ATGACGATGGAAAAAACATTTAACGCCGCCGACGCCGAAAGCCGGCTTTACGCTGCTTGGGAACAGGCGGGTTGTTTCAAAGCTGGCGCCAATGCCAAGCCCGAAGCAAGCCCCTATTGCATCATGATCCCGCCCCCGAATGTGACCGGCGTTTTGCATATGGGCCACGCGTTCAACAACACGTTGCAGGATATCCTGATCCGCTGGAAACGCATGCAGGGATATGACACGCTCTGGCAGGCCGGAACCGACCATGCGGGCATCGCCACGCAGATGGTTGTCGAACGCACGCTGGCGGAAACCCAGCAACCGGGCCGCGTTGAATTGGGCCGTGAAAAGTTTCTGGAAAAGGTCTGGGACTGGAAAGAAAAATCCGGCGGCACCATCGTGGAACAGCTCAAACGACTGGGCGCGACCTGTGACTGGGACCGCACCGCGTTCACCATGTCCGGCGCCCAAGGCGACACCCGTGTAGGCCACGAAAATTCGGCCAATTTCCACGATGCCGTGCTGAAGGTTTTTGTTGAGATGTACAACAAAGGTCTGATCTATCGCGGCAAACGTCTGGTCAATTGGGACCCGCATTTCGAAACCGCGATTTCCGATCTTGAGGTCGAAAATATCGAAACCGCCGGTCATATGTGGCACTTTAAATACCCCCTCGCTGGGGGGGCCACCTATACCTATATCGAAAAAGATGAGGACGGGAATGTCACGCTCAGCGAAGAGCGCGACTATATTTCCATCGCCACCACACGGCCAGAAACCATGCTGGGCGACGGGGCTGTTGCGGTTCATCCATCAGATGAACGTTACGCGCCAATTGTCGGAAAATTATGCGAAATTCCCGTTGGCCCCAAGGAACATCGCCGCCTGATCCCAATCATCACTGACGAATATCCGGACAAGGATTTTGGCTCTGGTGCGGTGAAAATCACCGGCGCGCATGATTTCAACGATTACCAAGTCGCCAAGCGCGGCGGCATCCCGATGTACAACCTGATGGACACCAAGGCCAATATGCGCGCCGATGGTAAACCTTATGCCGAAGAAGCCGCCGCCGCCCAAGCGATTGCCAATGGTGAGGCCGAATTTACCGAAGCGTCGATTGCCGCGATGAATTTGGTGCCCGAACAATATCGCGGCATGGATCGGTTCACCGCTCGCAAGGCCGTGATCGCCGACATCACCGCCGAAGGTCTGGCCGTGATGCAATCCATCACCAAAACCGATCCTGAAACCGGCGAAGACGTCACCGTGCTGGAACCGTTTGTTGAAAACAAACCGATCATGCAGCCCTTTGGGGATCGTTCCAAGGTTGTGATCGAGCCGATGTTGACCGATCAATGGTTTGTTGACGCCGCCAAAATCGTTGGCCCCGCTTTGGATGCGGTGCGCAATGGTGACGTGAAAATCATGCCGGAATCCGGTGAGAAAACATATTACCACTGGCTGGAAAACATCGAGCCATGGTGCATTTCACGCCAACTTTGGTGGGGGCATCAGATCCCGGTTTGGTTTGACCAAGATGGCAATCAGTTTTGTGCAACGACAAAAGACGAAGCTATTCTCCAGGCAAAGGATTACCACTCAATCCGGAATCCAGAACTTTCTATCGAAGTTGCCGAGGCTAACGCTGGACAAATGCGGTTGAAACCGGATTCTGCCGGGCGGCAAGATGAGGCGATTACAAATACCCAATCTGGATGGGTTAACGGGGGCGATGACGTCCTTTTCATCGAATTACGCCGCGACCCCGACGTGCTCGACACGTGGTTCTCATCCGGGCTTTGGCCCATCGGCACGCTGGGCTGGCCCGAAGACACCGATGCGCTGAACAAATACTTCCCGACCAGCACGCTGATCACTGGGTCAGACATCCTGTTTTTCTGGGTGGCGCGGATGATGATGATGCAGCTGGCCGTAGTCGATCAGATCCCGTTTGACACCGTTTACCTGCATGGCCTTGTGCGCGATGCTAAGGGTAAAAAGATGTCAAAATCCACCGGAAACGTCGTTGATCCACTTGAAATCATTGACGAATACGGCGCAGACGCGCTGCGGTTTACCAATGCATCCATGGCGTCGCTTGGCGGTGTTCTGAAACTCGACATGCAGCGGATCGCCGGGTACCGCAACTTCGGTACCAAGCTCTGGAACGCGGCCAGCTATGGCGACGTGATGATGGATGCCTACGGTCTGGATCGCGGCGCTGAGCCCCCTGCGGTCACGCTGACATTGAACAAATGGATCATCGGTGAAACCGCCAAAGTCCTAGAAGACGTGAATGCCGCCCTTGATGCGTTCCGGTTCAACGACGCCGCCAACGCGCTTTATGCCTTTGTCTGGGGCAAATTCTGTGACTGGTATCTGGAGTTCACCAAACCCATCATGCATGGCGACGATGAAGCCGCCAAATTGGAAACCCGCCGCACCTATGCGTGGGGCATGGACCAATGCCTGTTGATGTTGCACCCGATCATGCCCTTCATCACCGAAGAAATCTGGGACGTAACCCCGGATCGCGGCCAGAAAACCGGCGATGCGGCCAAAATGCTGATCCACGCGGATTGGCCAACCTACACGGCCGCCGATCTGGTGGATCCAGCGGCCGAGGCGGAAATGTCTTGGGCGATTTCCATGATCGAAGGCATCCGGTCCGCGCGGGCGCAAATGAACGTGCCTGCCGGGTTGAAAGTGCCGGTGATCCAGCTGGCCGCCGATGACGCCGCGCGCAAAGCCTGGGCCAATAACGAAGTGATGATCAAACGGCTGGCCCGGATTGACAGCATGACCGAAGCGACCGAGGCGCCCAAAGGGTCGCTGAGCATTGCCACCCAAGGTGCGTCCTTTGCGTTGCCATTGGCCGACATCATTGATGTGGACGCGGAAAAGGACCGCCTGAACAAAGCGTTAGGCAAGTTGCAAAAGGAACTGGGTGGCCTGCGCGGTCGGTTGAAAAACCCGAAATTCGCCGCCTCTGCCCCACCAGAAGTGGTCGCAGAAACCAAAGAAAACCTCGCTCTCAGAGAAGAGGAAGAGGCGCAACTAAACGCCGCCATGGCCCGGCTAAACGAGATCGATTAA
- the efp gene encoding elongation factor P — MPKINGNEIRPGNVLEHNDGLWAAVKVDHVKPGKGGAFAQVEMRNLRNGSKLNERFRSADKVERVRLEQKDQQFLYENDGMLVFMDTETYEQVELPAEILGDRRPFLQDGMTIVVEFHEEEALSAQLPQKVTCKIVETEPVVKGQTAANSFKPAVLDNGVRVMVPPFVGQDEMIVVSTETMEYSERA, encoded by the coding sequence ATGCCAAAAATTAACGGAAACGAAATTCGCCCCGGCAATGTGCTGGAACATAATGACGGTCTGTGGGCCGCTGTTAAAGTCGATCACGTAAAGCCCGGCAAAGGCGGGGCCTTTGCGCAGGTGGAAATGCGCAACCTGCGTAACGGGTCAAAACTGAACGAACGGTTCCGGTCCGCGGACAAGGTTGAACGCGTGCGTTTGGAACAGAAAGATCAGCAATTTCTCTATGAAAACGATGGGATGCTGGTTTTTATGGACACCGAAACCTACGAACAGGTTGAGCTGCCAGCCGAGATTTTGGGCGACCGTCGTCCGTTCCTGCAGGACGGAATGACCATCGTGGTTGAGTTCCACGAAGAAGAGGCGCTGAGCGCGCAATTGCCACAAAAAGTGACCTGCAAGATCGTTGAAACCGAGCCTGTCGTCAAAGGTCAGACCGCGGCCAACAGCTTTAAGCCTGCGGTTTTGGACAATGGCGTGCGTGTCATGGTGCCACCTTTTGTGGGCCAAGATGAGATGATTGTCGTCAGTACGGAAACAATGGAATATTCAGAACGCGCGTAA
- a CDS encoding folate-binding protein YgfZ — protein sequence MNNRVILALTGADRHDFLDGLVTNVVPTNQDGLRYAALLTPQGKFIADFFLLETGSQLLIDVDASAAPGLFQRLNMYRLRADVQIAETDLIVSRGIDTPPADALPDPRHSALGWRHYGEVDQSQDVDWDAIHVAHVIPQTGIELGPDSYILEAGFERLNGVDFKKGCFVGQEIVARMKHKTELRKGLVPVHVDGVAETGAEITVNGKHVGTLHTRSGDVAIAYLRLDRAKEGMVAGQATLSISAAS from the coding sequence ATGAACAATCGGGTGATTTTGGCGCTCACGGGCGCGGATCGGCACGATTTTCTGGACGGGTTGGTCACCAATGTTGTGCCCACAAATCAGGACGGGCTGCGTTATGCGGCCTTGCTGACGCCACAGGGTAAATTCATCGCGGATTTCTTTCTGCTGGAAACCGGATCGCAGCTGCTGATCGATGTGGATGCCAGTGCCGCGCCGGGATTGTTCCAACGTCTGAATATGTATCGTCTGCGCGCGGATGTGCAGATCGCTGAAACCGATCTGATCGTGTCGCGCGGGATCGATACGCCCCCTGCTGATGCCCTGCCCGACCCGCGTCACAGCGCACTTGGCTGGCGTCATTATGGTGAGGTTGATCAATCTCAGGACGTGGATTGGGATGCGATCCATGTGGCACATGTGATCCCGCAAACCGGGATTGAGCTTGGACCAGACAGCTACATCCTAGAAGCCGGGTTCGAACGTCTGAATGGGGTCGATTTCAAAAAGGGCTGTTTTGTCGGTCAGGAAATTGTCGCGCGGATGAAACACAAAACCGAACTGCGCAAAGGATTGGTGCCGGTTCATGTGGATGGTGTCGCTGAAACCGGCGCAGAGATCACCGTGAATGGCAAACATGTGGGCACGCTTCATACCCGATCCGGGGATGTTGCGATTGCCTATCTGCGTCTTGATCGCGCCAAAGAAGGCATGGTTGCCGGCCAAGCAACCCTGTCCATTAGCGCGGCATCGTAA
- a CDS encoding crotonase/enoyl-CoA hydratase family protein has protein sequence MSRVSVEIKDHIAQVTLTRGEKMNGMDMEMSHALVAAGQDLMDRDDVRAVVLSGQGRAFCAGLDVMSFAMMAQQDPEELVMKRTHGNANLFQEISMIWSRLPMPVIVALHGVAYGAGFQLALGADIRIAAPDTKLAIMEMKWGLIPDMGGMVLLPRLTRADVVKRMTYTAEPIEAAQALDWGLITEISDDPKAAALKLAVEIAGKSPTAIRAAKRLIDVAYTGEETDVLYAESRAQSDLIGKPEMMEVIAANMAKRAPKFD, from the coding sequence ATGAGCCGCGTTTCCGTCGAAATCAAAGATCATATCGCCCAAGTCACCCTGACCCGAGGGGAGAAAATGAATGGGATGGATATGGAAATGAGCCATGCGTTGGTTGCGGCAGGGCAGGATCTGATGGATCGCGATGACGTGCGGGCCGTGGTTTTGTCCGGCCAAGGCCGCGCGTTCTGCGCCGGTCTGGATGTGATGTCATTTGCGATGATGGCGCAGCAAGACCCAGAAGAGCTGGTGATGAAACGCACCCATGGCAACGCAAATCTATTCCAAGAGATTTCGATGATTTGGTCGCGCCTGCCCATGCCGGTGATCGTTGCATTGCATGGCGTGGCTTATGGCGCTGGGTTTCAGCTGGCCTTGGGCGCAGATATTCGCATTGCGGCCCCGGATACCAAACTGGCGATTATGGAAATGAAATGGGGCCTGATCCCGGATATGGGCGGCATGGTGTTGTTGCCACGGCTGACACGCGCGGATGTGGTGAAACGTATGACCTATACGGCGGAACCGATTGAGGCGGCTCAGGCGTTGGATTGGGGGCTGATTACAGAAATATCCGACGATCCCAAAGCGGCGGCGCTGAAACTGGCGGTTGAAATCGCAGGCAAAAGCCCAACGGCCATACGGGCCGCTAAGCGGTTGATCGACGTGGCCTATACGGGCGAAGAAACCGATGTTTTATATGCCGAAAGTCGCGCACAAAGCGATCTGATCGGTAAGCCAGAAATGATGGAAGTGATCGCAGCCAATATGGCAAAACGCGCCCCGAAATTTGACTGA
- a CDS encoding pyridoxal phosphate-dependent aminotransferase, with product MTQNDPRLTPLAAALPVSVPFVGPEAQERAQGGVFQARLGANENVFGPSPKAIAAMQATASEAWMYADPEAHDLKQALALHHKIPADHIVIGEGIDGLLGLLVRLLIEPGDAVVTSDGAYPTFNYHVAGFGGELHKVAYAGDFEDPERLLAKAKMVNAKLIYFANPDNPMGTMHDRETVNRMIRAVPEGALLILDEAYLECAPDGSAPVLRPTEANVIRMRTFSKGYGLAGARVGYAIGPAPLINAFNKVRNHFGMSRMGLAGALAAVQDQDGLKNIQDQIAASRGRIDAIAAANGLKTVPSATNFVAIDCGRDGEFARAVLDALIARGIFVRMPFVAPQNRCIRVSCGTDAQMDLLSDALPAALATARSLLDKTDT from the coding sequence ATGACGCAAAATGATCCACGACTGACCCCGCTTGCTGCCGCTTTGCCGGTTTCTGTTCCCTTTGTTGGCCCCGAAGCCCAAGAACGCGCCCAAGGCGGCGTATTTCAGGCGCGATTGGGGGCAAATGAAAACGTATTTGGCCCATCGCCCAAGGCGATCGCAGCCATGCAAGCCACCGCATCCGAGGCTTGGATGTATGCAGATCCAGAAGCGCATGATCTAAAGCAAGCCCTTGCCTTGCATCACAAAATTCCGGCCGACCATATCGTGATCGGCGAAGGGATTGATGGGTTGCTAGGGCTGTTAGTACGTCTGTTGATTGAGCCAGGGGACGCGGTGGTCACATCTGATGGGGCCTATCCCACCTTTAACTATCACGTGGCCGGTTTTGGTGGTGAATTGCACAAAGTGGCCTATGCCGGGGATTTTGAAGACCCAGAACGCCTGTTGGCCAAGGCCAAAATGGTTAACGCCAAGCTGATTTATTTTGCCAATCCCGACAATCCGATGGGCACGATGCATGACCGCGAGACTGTAAATAGGATGATCCGCGCAGTCCCTGAGGGCGCGTTATTGATCCTGGACGAAGCCTATTTGGAATGCGCGCCAGACGGATCAGCCCCGGTTTTGCGCCCAACTGAGGCCAACGTGATCCGCATGCGGACATTTTCCAAAGGATACGGATTGGCAGGCGCGCGTGTCGGCTATGCGATCGGCCCTGCCCCGTTGATCAACGCATTTAACAAAGTGCGCAATCATTTTGGCATGTCCCGTATGGGATTGGCCGGGGCGCTGGCGGCGGTGCAGGATCAGGACGGTTTAAAAAACATCCAAGATCAAATCGCCGCGTCTCGGGGGCGGATCGATGCCATTGCTGCGGCAAATGGATTGAAAACGGTGCCTTCTGCGACCAATTTCGTGGCCATTGATTGTGGTCGGGACGGGGAATTTGCCCGCGCGGTGCTGGACGCGTTGATTGCCAGGGGCATTTTTGTCAGGATGCCCTTTGTGGCGCCGCAAAATCGCTGTATCCGGGTTTCCTGTGGCACTGACGCGCAGATGGATTTGTTATCCGACGCCCTGCCCGCCGCATTGGCAACGGCGCGCAGTTTGCTTGATAAAACAGATACCTAA
- a CDS encoding Tat pathway signal protein codes for MPDLSRRGFLAVTAASLSVRALPQIATKPSGRRILTLVYDKSIGAMRAIDRLVP; via the coding sequence ATGCCTGATTTATCCCGACGTGGATTTTTGGCCGTCACCGCGGCCAGCCTATCGGTGCGTGCATTGCCACAGATTGCCACCAAGCCGTCTGGCCGCCGTATTTTGACGCTTGTTTACGACAAAAGCATCGGCGCGATGCGGGCCATAGATCGGCTGGTCCCATAG
- a CDS encoding ABC transporter ATP-binding protein, with translation MSGKHLFSWLWRAYLRPHWPWLGVAGLMMMMEGVVPAILSWAMGPLFDDVFIGGNQGAMVWVGLTIMIAFVLRGLSSVAQKVVVTRISQRTAGQIRGDLLRHLMRLDTQFHQENPPGALIEKVQGDVEAVNRVWSAIVTGLGRDAVSVIALFGVTLYIDWRWTLVALIGIPLLVAPSYLIQTYVRRRARDARALASRMSTRLDEVFHGITPIKLNALEEYQAQRYETLIDDRVNAEVRNVFGQSMIPALIDVMAGLGFVGVLFLGGAQIAEGEKTVGEFMSFFTAMSLTFEPLRRLGGVTGVLQTAAASMERVYHLLHRVPVQKGPVGTALPAPSMTQAPEIVLDNVTLSYGDFPVLRGTSFVAEAGKTTALVGASGAGKSTIFNLLTRLSEPQSGDVTIAGIPNNAMQLADLRGLFSVVSQDAALFDETLRDNILLGRDDVSDEELNDVLQSAHVTDFLAKMPDGLNSSAGPRGSNLSGGQRQRIAIARALLRDTPILLLDEATSALDTKSEAIVQDALERLSKGRTTLVIAHRLSTIRNADKIVVMDQGRVVEQGRHDDLLAQGGIYAGLYSLQFRGEDT, from the coding sequence ATGAGCGGAAAACACCTGTTTTCGTGGCTCTGGCGGGCCTATTTGCGCCCTCATTGGCCTTGGCTGGGGGTTGCGGGCCTGATGATGATGATGGAAGGCGTGGTCCCCGCGATCCTGAGTTGGGCGATGGGGCCGCTGTTTGATGACGTGTTCATCGGCGGCAATCAGGGGGCGATGGTCTGGGTGGGCCTAACGATCATGATTGCCTTTGTGCTGCGCGGGCTTAGCTCGGTTGCACAAAAGGTGGTCGTCACACGGATTTCACAGCGCACAGCGGGACAAATTCGCGGGGATTTGCTGCGGCATCTGATGCGGCTTGATACACAATTCCATCAGGAAAATCCGCCCGGTGCCTTGATCGAAAAGGTTCAGGGCGACGTCGAAGCGGTTAACCGGGTTTGGTCGGCAATTGTGACCGGGCTGGGCCGTGATGCCGTGTCTGTTATCGCCCTCTTTGGGGTGACTTTGTACATTGACTGGCGCTGGACCTTGGTTGCGTTGATCGGCATTCCGCTGCTGGTCGCGCCGTCCTATTTGATCCAAACCTATGTGCGACGCCGTGCACGTGATGCGCGCGCATTGGCCAGCCGCATGTCGACCCGATTGGACGAGGTGTTTCATGGCATCACCCCAATCAAACTAAACGCCCTAGAAGAGTACCAAGCGCAGCGTTACGAAACCCTGATCGACGACCGGGTAAATGCCGAAGTGCGCAACGTTTTTGGCCAAAGCATGATCCCGGCCCTGATTGATGTCATGGCGGGTCTGGGGTTTGTCGGGGTTCTGTTTTTGGGCGGCGCGCAGATCGCTGAGGGTGAAAAAACCGTGGGTGAATTCATGTCATTTTTCACCGCGATGTCGCTGACATTTGAACCTTTGCGCCGGTTGGGCGGCGTCACCGGAGTGCTGCAAACCGCGGCGGCCAGTATGGAACGGGTCTATCATTTGTTGCACCGTGTACCGGTCCAAAAAGGCCCCGTTGGCACAGCGTTGCCTGCACCATCCATGACGCAGGCCCCCGAAATTGTGTTGGACAACGTCACCCTTTCATATGGGGATTTCCCGGTTCTTCGCGGCACGTCCTTTGTGGCAGAGGCCGGCAAAACCACGGCGTTGGTCGGCGCATCCGGCGCGGGCAAAAGCACCATCTTTAATCTGTTGACACGGCTGTCAGAACCACAATCCGGGGATGTCACCATCGCAGGGATACCCAATAATGCAATGCAATTGGCCGATCTGCGGGGCCTGTTTTCGGTGGTGTCCCAAGACGCGGCATTGTTTGACGAAACCCTGCGCGACAATATCCTATTGGGGCGCGATGATGTTTCTGATGAGGAGCTGAACGACGTGTTGCAATCGGCGCATGTGACTGACTTTCTGGCGAAAATGCCGGATGGGCTGAACAGTTCCGCAGGGCCGCGTGGCAGCAATCTGTCGGGGGGGCAACGCCAACGGATCGCCATTGCGCGCGCATTGTTGCGTGATACGCCGATCCTGTTGCTGGACGAAGCGACATCCGCGCTGGACACCAAATCCGAAGCGATTGTGCAGGATGCGCTGGAACGCCTGTCCAAGGGCCGCACGACGCTGGTGATTGCCCATCGTCTGTCCACAATCCGCAACGCCGACAAAATCGTGGTCATGGATCAGGGGCGCGTTGTCGAACAAGGTCGCCATGATGATTTGCTGGCGCAGGGCGGCATCTATGCTGGGTTATATTCGCTACAATTCCGAGGGGAAGACACATGA
- a CDS encoding cobalamin biosynthesis protein CobQ — MNTPAHLIFGKAAFAQEQVRGTTAAALSGALIPDLSLYLLVGWHFLILNTPADVVFNDLYFSSSWQAVFRIDNSFLLWGIGISFAIWAKRPIWIALCGAALLHLALDFPLHHNDGRAHFWPMSDWIFQSPVSYWNRNHHAGIVGPIEVSLVLVCSVLLYRRFKSWIKRALVGLLLMAELAISNLGHILFG; from the coding sequence ATGAACACGCCAGCGCATTTGATTTTCGGCAAGGCGGCCTTTGCGCAGGAACAGGTGCGCGGCACCACGGCGGCGGCGTTGTCTGGCGCTTTGATCCCGGACCTGTCGCTATATCTGCTGGTGGGCTGGCATTTTCTGATCCTGAACACACCTGCGGATGTGGTGTTTAACGACCTCTACTTTTCATCCTCATGGCAGGCGGTTTTTCGGATCGACAATTCTTTCTTGCTTTGGGGGATTGGGATCAGCTTTGCGATCTGGGCCAAACGGCCCATTTGGATCGCGTTATGTGGCGCGGCATTGCTGCATTTGGCGTTGGATTTCCCGCTGCATCATAATGACGGACGCGCGCATTTCTGGCCCATGTCGGATTGGATTTTTCAAAGCCCGGTCAGCTATTGGAACCGCAATCACCATGCCGGCATTGTCGGCCCAATCGAAGTGTCACTGGTGCTGGTTTGCAGTGTTTTGCTCTACCGTCGGTTTAAAAGCTGGATCAAACGTGCGCTGGTGGGTTTGCTGTTGATGGCAGAGCTGGCCATCAGCAATCTGGGCCATATTTTGTTTGGCTAA
- a CDS encoding DUF6280 family protein, which translates to MRDFVDGSAYNNEQGNRARKLFAAVVLAALDDAIADDKKYGNGPEQIARWARSRDGREVLTCAGIDPNERVVEGLMSFVGKGVRTSVALSREESERRNAAEAEAARAA; encoded by the coding sequence ATGAGAGATTTTGTCGATGGTAGCGCCTATAACAACGAACAAGGCAATCGTGCGCGCAAATTATTTGCAGCCGTTGTTTTGGCCGCTTTGGACGATGCCATTGCCGACGATAAAAAGTATGGTAACGGTCCTGAGCAAATTGCACGCTGGGCTCGGTCACGTGATGGCCGCGAAGTACTGACCTGCGCTGGGATTGATCCCAACGAACGGGTTGTCGAAGGGCTGATGTCTTTTGTTGGTAAGGGTGTTCGGACTTCTGTTGCGCTGTCGCGCGAAGAAAGCGAACGTCGTAATGCCGCCGAAGCAGAGGCCGCACGCGCTGCGTGA